One segment of Triticum aestivum cultivar Chinese Spring chromosome 2A, IWGSC CS RefSeq v2.1, whole genome shotgun sequence DNA contains the following:
- the LOC123191287 gene encoding cell number regulator 2-like, with translation MASRNVNGAAWSTGLCGCCDDVGGCFLTWCFPCITFGRIAEIVDEGEIPCCASGSLYVLMCMTTGLGMGLYSCFYRYKLRRAYGLAEKPCADCCVHFFCGACALCQGYRELKNRGFQMHLGWQANAARMGMGMTVAPHVDPGMTR, from the exons ATGGCCAGCCGCAATGTTAACGGCGCGGCATGGTCCACGGGCCTCTGCGGCTGCTGCGACGACGTCGGTGGCT GCTTCCTCACCTGGTGCTTCCCGTGCATCACCTTTGGGAGGATCGCCGAGATCGTCGATGAGGGGGAGATAC CATGCTGTGCGAGCGGGTCCTTGTACGTGCTGATGTGCATGACCACGGGGTTGGGCATGGGTCTCTACTCCTGCTTCTACCGGTACAAGCTGCGGAGGGCCTACGGGCTCGCGGAGAAGCCCTGCGCCGACTGCTGCGTCCACTTCTTCTGCGGGGCCTGCGCCCTCTGCCAGGGGTACCGCGAGCTCAAGAACCGGGGATTCCAGATGCACTTGGGATGGCAAGCCAACGCCGcgaggatggggatggggatgaCCGTCGCGCCCCACGTGGACCCCGGGATGACTCGTTAA